One Comamonas endophytica DNA window includes the following coding sequences:
- a CDS encoding sulfotransferase family protein — MSFNFVGITGLPRAGSTLLGQLLAQHPEVHCEGNSSPLCSTLQGIRRQISHEPFFLSQLDGGFDTAYGHLESAMQGFLRGWYRDVGKPVVVDKSRAWLNSVETLLALAPEAKLIVCLRELGQVYGSVEARHQKTPLLDFVDQLADLDRFGRADALFAKERTIGAPLAALQAIDDLPLEVRQRLYFLRFEDLMANPAACMSHLFAWLGIAPFAIDPENLPIGAPESDSHYRMKYMHRQSARISTPRPHEIPARIQARIELACAWYYERYYPGFTAAAPSAHQ; from the coding sequence ATGTCTTTCAACTTCGTCGGCATCACCGGTCTGCCGCGCGCCGGCTCCACCTTGCTGGGCCAGTTGCTGGCCCAGCATCCCGAAGTGCATTGCGAGGGCAACAGCTCGCCGCTGTGCTCCACGCTGCAGGGAATCCGGCGCCAGATCAGCCATGAGCCGTTTTTCCTGTCGCAGCTCGACGGCGGCTTCGACACCGCCTATGGGCACCTCGAGTCGGCCATGCAGGGCTTCCTGCGCGGCTGGTACCGGGATGTCGGCAAGCCGGTGGTGGTGGACAAGAGCCGGGCCTGGCTGAACTCCGTCGAAACGCTGCTGGCACTGGCACCCGAGGCGAAGCTCATCGTCTGCCTGCGCGAACTGGGGCAGGTCTATGGCTCGGTCGAGGCAAGGCACCAGAAAACGCCGCTGCTGGACTTCGTCGACCAGTTGGCCGATCTCGACCGCTTCGGCCGCGCCGACGCGCTGTTCGCCAAGGAGCGCACGATCGGCGCGCCGCTGGCGGCGCTGCAGGCCATCGACGATCTGCCGCTGGAGGTGCGCCAGCGCCTGTACTTCCTGCGTTTCGAGGATCTGATGGCCAACCCCGCGGCCTGCATGTCGCACCTGTTCGCCTGGCTCGGCATCGCGCCCTTTGCCATCGATCCGGAGAACCTGCCCATAGGCGCGCCGGAAAGCGACAGCCATTACCGCATGAAATACATGCACCGCCAGTCGGCGCGCATCTCCACGCCGCGCCCGCATGAGATCCCGGCGCGCATCCAGGCGCGCATCGAGCTGGCCTGCGCCTGGTACTACGAGCGCTATTACCCGGGTTTCACCGCCGCCGCGCCATCGGCGCATCAATGA
- a CDS encoding YDG domain-containing protein, which yields MNHIYRSLWNEKLGTYVAVAETAVSAGKKVSSSRSGAAHFAVTALAAALCLGWGGAALANPVGGVVTAGSAAISSAPGSTTITQGSQNAAINWQSFNIGAGESVRFVQPNANAVALNRVVGGDPSSILGSLSANGKVFLVNPNGILFGRGASVNVGGLVASTLNITDSDFMAGRYRFAGSGTAGVNNQGRIDAPGGYVALLGANVSNTGVIAARMGSVALAAGQAVTLDVAGDGLLNLSVDQGAVKGLIDNGGLIQADGGQVLMTAQAAGNLLDTVVNNTGVVQAQSIDKRGGTIKLLGDMQSGTVNVGGTLDASAPQGGNGGFIETSAAKVRDQGALVTTAAPHGITGSWLIDPTNYNIAASGGDITGTDLGNRLKTTNVVIETVAAGSDAGNITVNDNVSWAANKLTLKAHNDIVINQAMRGSGSASLALQYGQASAAGTGSGYKVNAEVDLPSGMNFSTQQGSTGAVVNYRVINALGAPGSQTGADLQGIDGNLSGNYVLGSNIDARATVGWNGGAGWKSIGADDRPFTGRFDGLGHEIHGLTINRSSAGGAGYGGPAGDFGMFTRIGSSGQVRNLGLVNMSLSTGAAIYGYGSSGGLAGVNEGSIDNVRVSGSFTAFDYGRVGGLVGYNLGTIDNSHSSGMLTAEVRTPGRDGFVYGAGIAVYNGTQFGGATPASIRNSSSSMKITASAVGAGLVGQNSGGISNSFATGDVSGGHLAAGLVAYNGGTGSIDNSHATGNVVGAYNMAGGLVADNSGGSIDNSYFSGNVSGGSQYIGGIAGYSFGAIRNSYVTGNVSGAAYAGGIAGYSTTGGRLENVYSSGTVRSSMAGGAGGVVGTLNNSVVRNTYYNSTLNPGISAFARTDNTPSNGAGGPPMGAGLTTAQMKQASSFAGFNFTNTGGLAGNNWVMVNADGTLAANGGTAAAGTMPMLASEYSKTIHSAHQLQLMVMDKSASYTLGSSFSAAGTASTAKDIWGSTGFIPVGSLMNGFTGKLDGTGHIVSNLNIYRAGATAVGLFGGLGNGGAVANIGLDGGSITGGSTTGALVGYNARGTVSNSFSTAAVNGTSNVGGLVGANTIAASVTDSYATGTVIGSSGVGGLVGSNSGTVVNSYAAGMVMGNPGQSGGLVGVGNVGSVNNSFWNMSTSGQPTSGAVDGNRGIGLATAELNKLANYNSATVANGAVNPNWDLTKTWVVYDGQSAPLLRAFMKPLVVTVGSGTKVYDGTASGGTNTVSYSNVINGDVAGTLQYSTAGGVNVGTYAASASGLHALGGQTGYAISYVDGSMTVTQRQVSLNATKVYDGTTTANLAGATLTGLVGNETLNFSGGTAGDYSDKNVGAGKAITVTGVTLADGTGGGLASNYVFAGGTGEITAKALTVTGVAATTKTYDGTTSATLTGGTLAGLVAGETLGLSGLSGTFNDQHAGSGKAVTVTGVGLVDGTGLARNYTVGNPTGVVGTITPKALTVSGVSANSKTYDGNTTATLAGGTLNGLVAGETLFLGGLSAAFSDANAGFGKAVVVTGASLINGTGRSSNYTVSGPVGLTANINPKILTITGATAHSKTYDGTTAATLSGGTLQGLVAGETLTLAGLSGRFGNANAGVGKLVDLSSYVLVNGTGLASNYIVNSYVPGLVANINAKALTVSGVTAASKTYDGTDTAILSGGTLNGLVGTETLVLSGQSGAFGDKNAGVGKAVTVTGATLSNGTNGGLASNYTVTNATGVTANIDAKALTVSGVTAASKTYDGNDVATLSGGTLNGLVGSETLGLSGQTGTFSDKNAGSGKSVTVTGATLSNGTNGGLASNYTVTNATGVTADINAKALTVSGMTAASKTYDGTDAATLSGGTLEGLVGGETLVLSGQSGTFGDRNAGSGKAVTVTGATLGNGTGLASNYTVANPTGLTADINAKALTVSGVTAASKTYDGTTTATLSGGTLEGLVGAETLVLSGQSGTFDDKNAGTGKAVTVTGSTLSNGTNGGLASNYTVSNPTGVTGSITPKALTVSGVRADNKVYDGNAAATLSGGTLAGMVAGETLGLSGLSGTFDNRNAGSGKAVTVTGASLIDGSGLASNYTVGSPVGITADITAKALTVGGVTVADKSYDGTTAASLSGGTLVGLVDNETLTLSGQTGTFGDKNAGTGKAVTVTGATLGDGTGLASNYTVSNPTGVTGNITPKALTVSGVRADNKFYDGNATAALSGGTLAGMVAGETLGMSGLSGTFDDRNAGTGKAVTVTGASLIDGTGLASNYTVASPVGITADITAKALTVSGVTAADKTYDGTTAASLSGGTLVGLVGNETLTLSGQTGAFSDQNVGAGKAVTVTGATLGNGTGLASNYTVSNATGVTADITAKALTVTGVTAANKTYDGTTVATLSGGTLDGLVGNETLTLSGQTGAFSDQNAGAGKTVTVTGAALGNGTGLASNYTVSNATGVTADITAKALTVTGVTAANKTYDGTTVATLSGGTLTGLVGNETLTLSGQTGAFSDQNAGAGKTVTVTGATLGNGTGLASNYTVSNATGVTADITAKALTVTGVTAANKTYDGTTVATLSGGTLTGLVGNETLTLSGQTGAFSDQNVGTGKAVMVTGATLGNGTGLASNYTVSNATGVTADITAKALTVTGVTAANKTYDGTTAATLSGGTLDGLVGNETLTLSGQTGAFSDQNAGAGKTVTVTGATLGNGTGLASNYTVSNATGVTADITAKALTVTGVTAANKTYDGTTVATLSGGTLTGLVGNETLTLSGQTGAFSDQNAGAGKTVTVTGATLGNGTGLASNYTVSNATGVAADITAKALTVTGVTAANKTYDGTTVATLSGGTLTGLVGNETLTLSGQTGAFSDQNVGTGKAVMVTGATLGNGTGLASNYTVSNATGVTADITAKALTVTGVTAANKTYDGTTAATLSGGTLEGLVGNETLTLGGQTGAFGDQNAGTGKAVIVTGATLGNGTGLASNYTVSNATGVTADITAKALTVTGVTAANKTYDGTKVATLSGGTLTGLVGNETLTLSGQTGAFSDQNAGAGKTVTVTGATLGNGTGLASNYTVINATGVTADISAKALTVTGVTAANKTYDGTTVATLSGGTLNGLVGNETLTLSGQTGAFSDQNVGTGKAVAVTGATLGNGTGLASNYTVSNATGVTADITAKALTVTGVTAANKTYDGTTVATLSGGTLTGLVGNETLTLSGQTGAFSDQNAGAGKTVTVTGATLGNGTGLASNYTVSNATGVTADITAKALTVTGVTAANKTYDGTTVATLSGGTLTGLVGNETLTLSGLTGAFSDQNAGTGKAVTVTGATLGNGTGLASNYTVSNATGVTADITPKVLTVTGMTALDKTADGNAVASLAGGALSGLVGAETLGFAGQTGRFDNADAGTAKPVTVSGLTLLDGTGLASNYRVENPTGLSASIIAAETRPASAASDAIAAAQSVAAPVSLGGNVVAPQMVLAQQPATPDGGARSESGGTGPAVRNDVGVLPSALQGMALDVVGSGVNLSVLQAPAGGGAQEQR from the coding sequence ATGAATCACATCTACCGCTCCCTCTGGAATGAAAAGCTCGGCACCTATGTCGCCGTCGCCGAGACCGCAGTCAGCGCCGGCAAGAAGGTCTCATCGAGCCGCAGCGGCGCCGCGCATTTCGCGGTGACGGCGCTGGCGGCCGCGCTGTGCCTGGGCTGGGGCGGGGCGGCGCTGGCGAATCCGGTGGGCGGCGTGGTCACCGCCGGTTCGGCCGCCATCTCTTCCGCGCCCGGCAGCACCACCATCACGCAGGGCAGCCAGAACGCGGCCATCAACTGGCAGAGCTTCAATATCGGCGCCGGCGAGTCCGTGCGCTTCGTGCAGCCCAATGCCAACGCGGTGGCGCTCAATCGGGTCGTCGGCGGCGATCCTTCGAGCATCCTGGGCAGCCTGTCGGCCAACGGCAAGGTGTTCCTGGTCAACCCGAACGGCATCCTGTTCGGCCGCGGCGCATCGGTGAATGTCGGCGGCCTGGTGGCCTCGACGCTGAACATCACGGACAGCGACTTCATGGCCGGGCGCTATCGCTTCGCGGGCAGCGGCACGGCGGGCGTGAACAACCAGGGCCGCATCGATGCACCAGGCGGCTATGTGGCGCTGCTGGGCGCGAACGTGAGCAACACCGGCGTGATCGCCGCGCGCATGGGCAGCGTGGCGCTGGCGGCGGGCCAGGCGGTGACGCTGGATGTGGCGGGCGACGGCCTGCTCAATCTAAGCGTGGACCAGGGCGCGGTCAAGGGGCTGATCGACAACGGCGGACTGATCCAGGCCGATGGCGGCCAGGTGCTGATGACGGCGCAGGCGGCGGGCAATCTGCTGGACACCGTGGTCAACAACACCGGCGTGGTGCAGGCGCAGAGCATCGACAAGCGCGGCGGCACCATCAAGCTGCTGGGCGACATGCAGTCGGGCACCGTGAACGTCGGCGGCACCCTGGATGCCAGCGCGCCGCAGGGCGGCAACGGCGGCTTCATCGAAACCTCGGCGGCCAAGGTCAGGGACCAGGGCGCGCTGGTGACCACCGCCGCGCCGCACGGCATCACGGGCAGCTGGCTGATCGACCCGACCAATTACAACATCGCGGCGTCGGGCGGCGACATCACCGGCACCGATCTGGGCAACCGGCTCAAGACCACCAACGTGGTCATCGAAACGGTGGCCGCCGGCTCCGACGCCGGCAACATCACCGTCAACGACAACGTCTCCTGGGCCGCCAACAAGCTGACGCTGAAAGCGCACAACGACATCGTCATCAACCAGGCCATGCGCGGCTCCGGCAGCGCCAGCCTGGCGCTGCAGTACGGCCAGGCCAGCGCGGCCGGCACCGGCAGCGGCTACAAGGTCAACGCCGAGGTCGACCTGCCCAGCGGCATGAACTTCAGCACCCAGCAGGGAAGCACCGGCGCGGTGGTCAACTACCGGGTCATCAATGCCCTGGGCGCGCCGGGCAGCCAGACCGGAGCCGACCTCCAGGGCATCGATGGCAATCTGTCGGGCAACTATGTGCTGGGCAGCAATATCGATGCGCGGGCTACGGTCGGCTGGAACGGCGGGGCGGGGTGGAAGTCCATCGGCGCCGATGACCGGCCCTTCACGGGCCGCTTCGACGGCCTGGGGCATGAGATCCATGGACTGACCATCAACCGTAGCAGCGCGGGTGGCGCCGGCTACGGCGGGCCTGCCGGCGATTTCGGCATGTTCACACGCATCGGCAGCAGCGGCCAAGTGCGCAATCTAGGCCTGGTGAACATGTCGTTGAGCACGGGTGCGGCCATTTACGGCTACGGCAGCTCGGGAGGACTGGCGGGCGTCAACGAGGGCTCCATCGACAATGTCCGGGTCAGCGGCAGTTTCACGGCTTTCGACTACGGCAGGGTGGGGGGGCTGGTGGGTTACAACCTCGGCACCATCGACAACAGCCACAGCAGCGGTATGCTTACCGCCGAGGTGCGCACTCCTGGCCGCGATGGTTTCGTCTACGGTGCCGGCATCGCCGTCTACAACGGAACACAGTTTGGCGGCGCGACTCCGGCCTCCATCCGCAACAGCTCCAGCAGCATGAAGATCACGGCCAGCGCCGTGGGCGCCGGCCTCGTGGGGCAGAATTCGGGCGGCATCAGCAACAGCTTTGCCACCGGGGACGTCAGCGGCGGCCACCTCGCCGCTGGATTGGTCGCCTACAACGGCGGCACCGGCTCGATCGACAACAGCCACGCCACCGGCAATGTGGTGGGGGCCTACAACATGGCTGGCGGCCTGGTGGCCGACAACAGCGGCGGCTCGATCGACAACAGCTATTTCAGCGGCAACGTGAGCGGCGGCAGCCAGTACATCGGTGGCATCGCCGGTTACAGCTTCGGCGCCATCAGGAACAGCTATGTCACTGGCAATGTATCCGGAGCCGCCTACGCGGGTGGCATTGCCGGATACAGCACCACCGGCGGCAGGCTGGAGAACGTCTACAGCAGCGGTACGGTCCGCTCTTCGATGGCTGGCGGCGCAGGGGGTGTCGTGGGCACACTCAACAACAGCGTTGTCAGGAACACCTACTACAACTCGACGCTCAACCCAGGGATAAGCGCCTTTGCCCGCACGGACAACACCCCGAGCAACGGCGCCGGCGGCCCTCCCATGGGAGCCGGCCTGACCACGGCCCAGATGAAGCAGGCCTCGAGTTTTGCCGGTTTCAATTTCACCAATACCGGCGGTCTGGCCGGCAACAACTGGGTCATGGTGAACGCCGATGGCACGCTGGCGGCCAATGGCGGCACCGCGGCCGCGGGCACCATGCCCATGCTGGCGTCCGAATACAGCAAGACCATCCACTCCGCCCACCAGCTGCAGCTGATGGTCATGGACAAGAGCGCCAGCTATACCCTGGGTTCCAGCTTCAGCGCCGCAGGCACGGCCAGCACGGCCAAGGACATCTGGGGCAGTACCGGCTTCATTCCGGTGGGCAGCCTGATGAACGGCTTCACCGGCAAGCTCGATGGCACGGGGCACATCGTCTCCAACCTGAACATCTACCGGGCCGGCGCGACGGCCGTCGGCCTGTTCGGCGGGCTGGGCAATGGCGGCGCCGTTGCCAACATCGGCCTGGACGGCGGCAGCATCACCGGCGGCTCGACCACCGGCGCCCTGGTGGGCTACAACGCCCGCGGCACGGTTTCCAACAGCTTCAGCACCGCGGCGGTGAACGGCACTTCCAATGTGGGCGGGCTGGTGGGCGCCAATACCATCGCAGCGTCGGTCACCGACAGCTATGCGACCGGTACGGTGATCGGCTCCAGCGGCGTGGGAGGCCTGGTCGGCAGCAACAGCGGCACGGTGGTCAATTCCTATGCGGCGGGGATGGTGATGGGCAATCCTGGCCAGAGCGGCGGCCTGGTCGGCGTGGGCAACGTGGGCAGCGTCAACAACAGTTTCTGGAACATGTCGACCAGCGGCCAGCCCACCAGCGGCGCGGTCGATGGCAACCGCGGCATCGGCCTCGCGACGGCGGAACTGAACAAGCTCGCCAACTACAACAGCGCCACCGTTGCCAATGGCGCGGTCAATCCGAACTGGGACCTGACCAAGACATGGGTCGTGTATGACGGCCAATCCGCGCCGCTCCTGCGCGCCTTCATGAAGCCGCTGGTGGTCACCGTGGGATCCGGCACCAAGGTCTATGACGGCACCGCCTCGGGCGGCACCAATACCGTCTCCTACTCCAACGTGATCAACGGCGACGTGGCCGGCACGCTGCAGTACAGCACCGCAGGCGGCGTCAATGTCGGTACCTATGCGGCGTCGGCTAGCGGCCTGCATGCGCTGGGCGGGCAGACCGGCTACGCGATCAGCTACGTCGATGGCAGTATGACCGTGACGCAGCGCCAGGTCAGTCTCAACGCCACCAAGGTCTACGACGGCACGACGACGGCCAACCTGGCGGGCGCGACGCTCACGGGCCTGGTCGGCAATGAAACGCTGAACTTCTCCGGCGGCACCGCAGGCGATTACAGCGACAAGAACGTCGGCGCCGGCAAGGCCATCACAGTGACCGGTGTCACGCTGGCCGACGGCACGGGCGGCGGGCTGGCAAGCAACTATGTGTTCGCCGGGGGCACTGGCGAGATCACCGCCAAGGCGCTGACGGTGACCGGTGTGGCCGCCACTACCAAGACCTATGACGGCACCACCAGCGCCACGCTCACGGGCGGCACGCTCGCGGGCCTGGTTGCCGGCGAAACCCTGGGCCTGTCGGGCCTGAGCGGGACGTTCAACGACCAGCACGCTGGCAGCGGCAAGGCCGTGACCGTCACGGGCGTCGGCCTGGTCGACGGCACCGGCCTGGCGCGCAATTACACGGTCGGCAACCCCACCGGCGTCGTCGGCACCATCACGCCCAAGGCATTGACGGTCAGTGGCGTTTCGGCCAATAGCAAGACCTATGACGGCAACACCACCGCCACGCTGGCGGGCGGCACGCTCAATGGTTTGGTTGCCGGAGAGACACTGTTCCTGGGGGGGCTGAGCGCTGCGTTCAGCGATGCCAACGCGGGCTTTGGCAAGGCGGTGGTCGTGACCGGCGCTTCCCTGATCAACGGCACGGGCCGGTCGAGCAATTACACGGTGAGCGGCCCGGTGGGCCTGACGGCCAATATCAATCCCAAGATTCTGACCATCACCGGAGCGACGGCCCACAGCAAGACCTATGACGGCACGACGGCGGCAACGTTGTCGGGCGGCACGCTGCAGGGCCTGGTGGCCGGTGAAACGCTGACCCTGGCGGGCTTGAGCGGCAGGTTCGGCAATGCCAACGCAGGCGTCGGCAAGCTGGTGGACCTGTCGAGCTACGTACTGGTCAACGGCACGGGCCTGGCCAGCAACTACATCGTGAACTCCTATGTACCGGGCCTGGTGGCCAACATCAACGCCAAGGCCTTGACGGTCAGCGGCGTGACGGCGGCCAGCAAGACCTATGACGGCACCGACACGGCGATCCTCTCGGGCGGCACGCTCAACGGCCTGGTGGGCACGGAGACGCTGGTGCTGTCGGGCCAGTCCGGTGCCTTCGGCGACAAGAATGCCGGAGTCGGCAAGGCCGTGACGGTGACGGGCGCGACGCTCTCCAACGGCACGAACGGCGGCCTGGCCAGCAACTACACCGTGACGAACGCCACGGGCGTGACGGCCAATATCGACGCCAAGGCCCTGACGGTCAGCGGCGTGACGGCGGCCAGCAAGACCTATGACGGCAACGACGTCGCCACGCTGTCGGGCGGGACCCTGAATGGCCTGGTGGGCAGCGAAACACTGGGGCTTTCCGGCCAGACCGGCACCTTCAGCGACAAGAATGCCGGCTCCGGCAAGTCCGTCACGGTCACGGGCGCCACCCTGTCCAACGGCACGAATGGTGGCTTGGCCAGCAACTACACCGTGACGAACGCCACGGGCGTGACTGCCGATATCAACGCCAAGGCCCTGACGGTCAGCGGCATGACGGCGGCCAGCAAGACCTATGACGGCACGGATGCGGCGACTTTGTCGGGCGGCACGCTCGAGGGCCTGGTGGGCGGCGAAACGCTGGTGCTGTCGGGACAATCCGGCACGTTCGGCGACCGCAACGCCGGCAGTGGCAAGGCGGTGACCGTGACGGGCGCGACGCTGGGCAACGGCACGGGCCTGGCCAGCAATTACACGGTCGCCAACCCCACGGGCCTGACCGCCGATATCAACGCCAAGGCCCTGACCGTCAGCGGTGTGACGGCTGCCAGCAAGACCTATGACGGCACCACGACCGCCACGTTGTCGGGCGGCACGCTCGAAGGCCTGGTGGGTGCGGAGACGCTCGTGTTGTCCGGACAATCGGGCACCTTCGACGACAAGAACGCCGGCACCGGCAAGGCAGTGACGGTGACGGGCTCTACGCTGTCCAACGGCACGAACGGCGGCCTTGCCAGCAACTACACCGTGAGCAATCCCACCGGGGTCACCGGCAGCATCACGCCCAAGGCGCTCACGGTGAGCGGTGTCAGGGCGGACAACAAGGTCTACGACGGCAATGCCGCGGCAACCCTCAGCGGCGGCACGCTCGCCGGCATGGTCGCCGGGGAGACGCTGGGCCTGTCGGGCCTGAGCGGGACCTTCGACAACCGGAACGCCGGCAGCGGCAAGGCCGTCACCGTGACGGGCGCCAGCCTGATCGACGGCAGTGGCCTGGCCAGCAACTACACGGTAGGCAGCCCGGTCGGCATCACCGCGGATATCACCGCCAAGGCGTTGACAGTCGGCGGTGTCACGGTTGCAGACAAGAGCTATGACGGCACGACGGCGGCCAGCCTGTCGGGCGGCACGCTCGTTGGCCTGGTGGACAACGAGACGTTGACCCTGTCGGGCCAGACGGGTACCTTCGGCGACAAGAATGCCGGGACCGGCAAGGCCGTCACGGTAACCGGCGCGACGCTGGGCGATGGCACGGGGCTAGCCAGCAACTACACCGTGAGCAATCCCACCGGCGTCACCGGCAACATCACGCCCAAGGCGCTCACGGTGAGCGGGGTCCGGGCAGACAACAAGTTCTACGACGGCAATGCCACTGCGGCCCTCAGCGGCGGCACGCTCGCCGGCATGGTCGCTGGCGAAACGCTGGGTATGTCGGGCCTGAGCGGGACCTTCGACGACCGGAACGCCGGCACCGGCAAGGCTGTCACCGTCACGGGCGCCAGCCTGATCGACGGCACTGGCCTGGCCAGCAACTACACGGTAGCCAGCCCCGTCGGCATCACCGCGGATATCACCGCCAAGGCGCTGACGGTCAGCGGCGTCACAGCGGCAGACAAGACCTATGACGGCACGACGGCGGCAAGCCTGTCTGGCGGCACCCTCGTTGGCCTGGTGGGCAACGAGACCCTGACCCTGTCGGGCCAGACGGGCGCCTTCAGCGACCAGAACGTCGGGGCCGGCAAGGCCGTCACCGTAACCGGCGCCACGCTGGGCAATGGAACGGGCCTGGCCAGCAATTACACCGTCAGCAATGCCACGGGCGTGACTGCCGATATCACAGCCAAGGCATTGACGGTGACCGGAGTGACGGCCGCCAACAAGACCTATGACGGCACGACGGTGGCAACGCTGTCGGGCGGCACCCTCGACGGTTTGGTCGGCAACGAAACGCTGACCCTGTCGGGCCAGACCGGTGCCTTCAGCGACCAGAACGCCGGTGCAGGCAAAACCGTCACGGTGACCGGCGCCGCGCTGGGCAATGGAACGGGCTTGGCCAGCAATTACACCGTCAGCAATGCCACGGGCGTAACTGCGGACATCACCGCCAAGGCCTTGACAGTGACCGGCGTGACCGCCGCCAACAAGACCTACGACGGCACGACGGTGGCAACGCTGTCGGGCGGCACGCTGACCGGCCTGGTCGGCAATGAGACGCTGACCCTTTCTGGCCAGACCGGTGCCTTCAGCGACCAGAACGCCGGTGCAGGCAAAACCGTCACCGTGACCGGTGCCACGCTGGGCAATGGAACGGGCTTGGCCAGCAATTACACCGTCAGCAATGCCACGGGCGTAACTGCGGACATCACCGCCAAGGCCTTGACAGTGACCGGCGTGACCGCCGCCAACAAGACCTACGACGGCACGACGGTGGCAACGCTGTCGGGCGGCACGCTGACCGGCCTGGTCGGCAACGAAACGCTGACCCTGTCGGGCCAGACCGGTGCCTTCAGCGACCAGAATGTGGGAACCGGCAAGGCCGTAATGGTGACCGGCGCCACGCTGGGCAATGGCACGGGCCTCGCCAGCAACTACACGGTCAGCAACGCCACAGGCGTGACTGCGGACATCACCGCCAAGGCCTTGACGGTGACCGGCGTGACGGCCGCCAACAAGACCTATGACGGCACCACGGCGGCAACGCTGTCGGGCGGCACGCTCGACGGTTTGGTCGGCAACGAAACGCTGACCCTGTCGGGCCAGACCGGTGCCTTCAGCGACCAGAACGCCGGTGCAGGCAAAACCGTCACCGTGACCGGTGCCACGCTGGGCAATGGAACGGGCTTGGCCAGCAATTACACCGTCAGCAATGCCACGGGCGTAACTGCGGACATCACCGCCAAGGCCTTGACAGTGACCGGCGTGACCGCCGCCAACAAGACCTACGACGGCACGACGGTGGCAACGCTGTCGGGCGGCACGCTGACCGGCCTGGTCGGCAATGAGACGCTGACCCTTTCTGGCCAGACCGGTGCCTTCAGCGACCAGAACGCCGGTGCAGGCAAAACCGTCACCGTGACCGGTGCCACGCTGGGCAATGGAACGGGCTTGGCCAGCAATTACACCGTCAGCAATGCCACGGGCGTAGCGGCCGATATTACGGCCAAGGCCTTGACGGTGACTGGAGTGACCGCCGCCAACAAGACCTATGACGGCACGACGGTGGCAACGCTATCGGGCGGCACGCTGACCGGCCTGGTCGGCAACGAAACGCTGACCCTGTCGGGCCAGACCGGTGCCTTCAGCGACCAGAATGTGGGAACCGGCAAGGCCGTAATGGTGACCGGCGCCACGCTGGGCAATGGCACGGGCCTCGCCAGCAACTACACGGTCAGCAACGCCACAGGCGTGACTGCGGACATCACCGCCAAGGCCTTGACGGTGACCGGCGTGACGGCCGCCAACAAGACCTATGACGGCACCACGGCGGCAACGCTGTCGGGCGGCACGCTCGAAGGCCTGGTGGGCAACGAGACGCTGACCCTGGGCGGCCAGACGGGTGCCTTCGGCGACCAGAACGCAGGAACCGGTAAGGCCGTTATCGTGACCGGCGCCACGCTGGGCAACGGCACGGGCTTGGCCAGCAATTACACGGTGAGCAATGCCACGGGTGTGACAGCCGATATCACGGCCAAGGCCTTGACGGTGACCGGCGTGACCGCCGCCAACAAGACCTACGACGGCACGAAGGTGGCAACGCTGTCGGGCGGCACGCTGACCGGCCTGGTCGGCAACGAAACGCTGACCCTGTCGGGCCAGACCGGTGCCTTCAGCGACCAGAACGCCGGTGCAGGCAAGACCGTCACCGTGACCGGCGCCACGCTGGGCAATGGTACGGGCTTGGCCAGCAACTACACGGTCATCAACGCTACGGGCGTGACTGCCGATATCTCCGCCAAAGCCTTGACGGTGACCGGCGTGACCGCCGCCAACAAGACCTACGACGGCACCACGGTGGCAACGCTGTCGGGCGGCACGCTGAATGGTTTGGTCGGCAATGAAACGTTGACCCTGAGCGGCCAGACCGGTGCCTTCAGCGACCAGAACGTGGGAACCGGCAAGGCCGTGGCAGTGACCGGCGCCACGCTGGGCAATGGCACGGGCTTGGCCAGCAATTACACCGTCAGCAATGCCACGGGCGTGACTGCCGATATCACAGCCAAGGCCTTGACGGTGACCGGAGTGACGGCCGCCAACAAGACCTATGACGGCACGACGGTGGCAACGCTGTCGGGCGGCACGCTGACCGGCCTGGTCGGCAACGAAACGCTGACCCTGTCGGGCCAGACGGGCGCCTTCAGCGACCAGAACGCCGGTGCAGGCAAGACCGTCACCGTGACCGGTGCCACGCTGGGCAATGGAACGGGCCTGGCCAGTAATTACACCGTGAGCAACGCGACGGGCGTGACTGCCGATATCACAGCCAAGGCATTGACGGTGACCGGAGTGACGGCCGCCAACAAGACCTATGACGGCACGACGGTGGCAACGCTGTCGGGCGGCACGCTGACCGGCCTGGTCGGCAACGAAACGCTGACCCTGTCGGGCCTGACCGGTGCCTTCAGCGACCAGAACGCAGGAACCGGCAAGGCCGTGACGGTGACCGGCGCCACGCTGGGCAATGGCACGGGCCTGGCCAGCAACTACACCGTGAGCAACGCCACGGGCGTCACGGCCGACATCACGCCTAAAGTCTTGACCGTCACCGGCATGACCGCTCTGGACAAGACTGCCGACGGCAACGCCGTCGCCTCGCTGGCCGGCGGCGCGCTGAGCGGCCTGGTGGGCGCGGAAACATTGGGCTTTGCCGGGCAGACCGGACGTTTCGACAACGCTGACGCCGGCACGGCCAAACCCGTGACCGTCAGCGGCCTGACCCTGCTGGATGGCACGGGCCTGGCCAGCAACTACCGCGTGGAAAACCCCACGGGGCTTTCGGCCAGCATCATTGCGGCCGAAACACGGCCGGCTTCCGCCGCCAGCGATGCGATTGCCGCGGCCCAGTCCGTCGCGGCGCCGGTATCGCTGGGCGGCAACGTCGTGGCGCCCCAGATGGTGCTGGCACAGCAGCCCGCCACGCCCGATGGTGGTGCGCGGTCCGAGTCCGGCGGCACCGGCCCGGCCGTGCGCAACGACGTCGGCGTGCTGCCTTCGGCATTGCAGGGCATGGCGCTCGACGTGGTGGGCAGCGGCGTGAACCTGTCTGTTCTGCAGGCTCCTGCCGGTGGTGGCGCGCAGGAACAACGGTAA